A region of Roseofilum capinflatum BLCC-M114 DNA encodes the following proteins:
- a CDS encoding VOC family protein yields MNSPALLPGHLKTVHHIALNVKNMDASRHFWGQVLGLEELTGDQVPETLINLVAAGKVANFRTPDGIIIDLFWEPELSPPDPNPKTQFTRANHLAFDIAPEDFDRAVAVLHHHQVAIDHGPVSRPTGRGIYFYDPDGFLVEIRCDPHPSEQ; encoded by the coding sequence ATGAACTCCCCCGCCCTCCTTCCAGGTCATCTCAAAACCGTCCATCATATCGCCCTCAACGTCAAAAACATGGACGCTTCCCGGCACTTCTGGGGCCAAGTTCTGGGACTAGAAGAACTCACCGGCGATCAAGTCCCCGAAACCCTGATTAACCTCGTCGCTGCCGGAAAAGTAGCCAACTTCCGCACCCCCGACGGCATCATTATCGACCTCTTCTGGGAACCCGAATTATCCCCCCCAGACCCCAATCCCAAAACCCAATTTACCCGCGCCAACCATCTCGCCTTTGACATCGCCCCAGAAGACTTCGATCGCGCTGTGGCTGTCCTTCACCATCATCAAGTGGCGATCGATCACGGCCCCGTCAGTCGCCCCACCGGACGAGGGATTTACTTCTACGATCCCGACGGTTTTTTAGTCGAAATTCGCTGCGATCCCCACCCATCAGAACAGTAA
- a CDS encoding STAS/SEC14 domain-containing protein, protein MITLISLDCPSVVAMTIEGKIERQDIDQIGQEIEQKLQQHSRLKAYVEIKKFGWITPDALLEDLKIGFNHFKDFDKKAVVCDAPWIKSLLPLARQLFPSLEVACFSWEEQEQARLWIKD, encoded by the coding sequence ATGATTACCCTAATTTCTTTAGATTGCCCTTCAGTCGTTGCTATGACTATTGAGGGTAAAATTGAGCGCCAGGATATTGACCAAATTGGTCAAGAAATTGAACAGAAACTACAACAGCATTCTCGTCTAAAAGCCTATGTAGAGATTAAGAAATTCGGATGGATTACCCCAGATGCCCTGCTCGAAGACTTGAAAATTGGTTTTAATCATTTTAAGGATTTTGATAAAAAAGCTGTTGTCTGTGATGCCCCTTGGATTAAATCCTTGCTTCCGTTAGCGCGTCAACTGTTTCCTTCCTTAGAAGTGGCTTGTTTTTCTTGGGAAGAACAGGAACAAGCCCGTTTGTGGATTAAAGATTGA
- a CDS encoding aldo/keto reductase yields MKRRTFVLISSAIATLAATLSALNRSSSRTPLVLGNSETSLPKRILGKTGEQLPIFGLGGAGKTPLSSSQGESEAIAIIERALELGIRYFDTAASYGPSENYLGKVLPPYRSQVFLATKTAARDRDGAWRQLEQSLKRLQTDYLDLWQFHHVSFTEELDRIFAPDGAIAALEEAKDQNIIRFSGITGHHEPAIIAEGLNRYPFDTTLVSINAADKHHPRPFIPTVLPVAQQKNVGVVAMKIPAYGKLLQPGRLTGMDQALGYVLSQPGIHSCIVAAESVAQLEDNVKVAQAFQPLSSAELQAIERLSADTWQETTFFRRWT; encoded by the coding sequence ATGAAACGACGAACATTTGTCTTGATCAGTAGCGCGATCGCCACGTTAGCCGCAACCCTGAGCGCCCTAAATCGCTCTTCTTCCCGTACTCCCCTGGTTTTGGGGAATTCAGAAACCTCTTTACCCAAGCGAATTTTGGGTAAAACAGGGGAGCAGTTACCGATTTTTGGCTTAGGAGGAGCGGGAAAAACCCCCCTTTCCTCAAGTCAGGGGGAGTCAGAGGCGATCGCCATTATTGAGCGAGCCTTAGAGTTAGGGATTCGTTATTTTGATACGGCCGCCAGCTATGGCCCTAGTGAAAACTATTTAGGCAAAGTTTTACCCCCCTATCGATCGCAGGTCTTCCTAGCGACCAAAACCGCAGCTCGCGATCGCGATGGCGCTTGGCGGCAGTTAGAGCAATCCTTGAAGCGCCTACAAACCGACTATCTAGATCTCTGGCAATTTCACCACGTCTCCTTTACCGAAGAACTCGATCGCATCTTTGCCCCCGATGGGGCGATCGCCGCCTTAGAAGAAGCCAAAGACCAAAACATAATCCGCTTTAGCGGCATCACCGGTCACCATGAACCCGCCATTATCGCCGAAGGTTTAAACCGTTATCCCTTTGACACCACCCTCGTTTCCATTAACGCCGCCGATAAACACCATCCCCGCCCCTTTATCCCCACCGTTTTACCGGTTGCCCAACAAAAAAACGTGGGCGTAGTCGCCATGAAAATTCCCGCCTATGGCAAACTCTTACAACCCGGAAGATTAACCGGAATGGATCAAGCCCTCGGTTATGTTTTATCTCAACCCGGAATTCATTCTTGTATTGTCGCGGCCGAAAGTGTGGCTCAACTCGAAGACAATGTGAAAGTTGCCCAAGCCTTTCAACCCCTATCCTCAGCAGAACTGCAAGCCATTGAACGACTCAGCGCTGATACTTGGCAAGAAACCACCTTTTTCCGTCGCTGGACTTAG
- a CDS encoding NAD(P)H-quinone oxidoreductase subunit N, which translates to MDVTNLAAQLNAGVILPEGIVILTLLVVLITDLIGGRNASNWTPYIAIAGLLTAVVALFLQWDNPNPVAFFGGFNSDALSIVFRGVIALSAALTILMSVTYVKETGTALGEFLMILLTATIGGMFLSGADELVMIFVSLETLSIASYLLTGYMKRDPRSNEAALKYLLIGASSSAVFLYGSSLLYGLSGGETQLGEIAQSFSQNPQSPAIGLVISLVFIIAGIAFKISAVPFHQWTPDVYEGSPTPVVAFLSVGSKAAGFALAIRLLVTAFPSVSEQWHFVFTALAIFSLVLGNVVALAQTSMKRLLAYSSIAQAGFVMIGFIAGTEAGYASMIFYLLVYLFMNLGGFTCVILFSLRTGTDQISEYAGLYQKDPLLTLGLSLCLLSLGGIPPLVGFFGKIYLFWAGWQAGLYTLVLLGLITSVVSIYYYIRVVKMMVVKEPHEMSESVENYPPIQWNIPGLRPLQVGLIVSLLVTSLGGIFSNPLFTLANDAVINTPLLQASTPAVESIAQLDMAD; encoded by the coding sequence ATGGATGTTACCAACCTTGCTGCCCAGCTTAATGCTGGAGTCATATTACCAGAAGGAATTGTTATTCTAACCTTACTGGTCGTGCTGATTACAGACCTAATCGGTGGACGCAACGCCTCAAACTGGACTCCGTATATCGCGATCGCCGGATTACTCACCGCCGTTGTAGCTCTATTCCTACAATGGGATAACCCCAACCCCGTCGCCTTCTTTGGCGGATTTAACAGTGATGCCCTCAGCATCGTCTTCCGGGGCGTGATTGCCCTCTCTGCGGCGCTCACCATCCTCATGTCCGTCACCTATGTCAAAGAAACCGGAACCGCGTTAGGCGAGTTTCTCATGATTCTGCTCACCGCTACCATTGGGGGGATGTTCCTCTCTGGAGCAGATGAATTAGTCATGATCTTCGTCTCCCTAGAAACCCTCAGTATTGCTTCCTACTTGCTGACGGGATATATGAAACGCGATCCCCGCTCCAATGAAGCAGCCCTAAAATACCTGTTAATTGGAGCCTCAAGTTCGGCAGTCTTTCTCTATGGCAGTTCCTTACTCTATGGCTTATCCGGTGGAGAAACCCAATTAGGCGAAATAGCCCAAAGCTTTAGTCAAAATCCACAAAGTCCGGCGATCGGTCTCGTCATTTCCCTCGTCTTCATTATCGCCGGGATTGCCTTCAAAATCTCCGCCGTCCCCTTCCACCAATGGACACCCGACGTTTATGAAGGCTCCCCCACACCCGTGGTTGCCTTCCTCTCCGTCGGCTCCAAAGCGGCTGGCTTTGCCCTCGCCATTCGCCTACTCGTCACCGCTTTCCCCTCCGTCTCCGAGCAATGGCACTTTGTCTTTACCGCCCTTGCTATCTTCAGCCTCGTCTTAGGAAACGTAGTTGCCCTCGCCCAAACCAGCATGAAGCGGCTCTTGGCATACTCCTCCATCGCTCAAGCTGGTTTCGTCATGATTGGGTTCATCGCCGGAACCGAAGCCGGATATGCCAGCATGATTTTCTATCTCCTGGTGTACCTGTTCATGAACCTGGGCGGCTTCACCTGCGTGATCCTCTTCTCTCTGCGAACTGGAACCGACCAAATTAGTGAATATGCCGGTTTATATCAAAAAGACCCCTTACTTACCCTGGGATTAAGTCTGTGCCTCTTATCCCTCGGTGGTATTCCTCCCCTAGTCGGTTTCTTCGGCAAAATCTATCTCTTCTGGGCAGGTTGGCAAGCCGGTTTATATACCCTGGTTTTACTGGGATTAATCACTAGCGTCGTTTCCATTTACTACTACATCCGCGTCGTCAAAATGATGGTGGTTAAAGAACCCCATGAAATGTCTGAATCCGTGGAAAACTACCCCCCCATTCAATGGAATATTCCCGGCTTACGTCCATTACAAGTGGGTTTAATTGTCTCCCTGTTAGTCACTTCCCTAGGGGGCATTTTCTCCAATCCCTTGTTTACCCTAGCCAATGATGCGGTCATCAATACTCCCCTGTTGCAAGCTTCTACCCCTGCGGTGGAATCCATTGCCCAGTTAGACATGGCCGATTAG
- a CDS encoding molybdenum cofactor biosynthesis protein MoaE, with product MLEQFKITRDRLSLEEVYHLAEDPSNGAIAVMSGMVRNQTEGKPVVALDYQAYEPMALAIFEQIAHRIHQTYPRVNRVVIHHRLGYLSIGEVSVIIAVGSPHRAEAFAACQYAIDALKEDAPIWKRECWADGTQSWVKPSVRL from the coding sequence ATGTTAGAGCAGTTTAAGATTACTCGCGATCGCCTGTCCTTAGAGGAAGTGTATCATTTAGCTGAAGATCCCAGCAATGGGGCGATCGCCGTGATGAGCGGTATGGTTCGCAATCAAACTGAGGGTAAACCGGTCGTTGCCCTAGATTATCAAGCCTATGAACCCATGGCCCTCGCTATCTTTGAGCAAATTGCCCATCGCATTCATCAAACCTATCCTAGGGTCAATCGAGTGGTGATTCATCATCGGTTGGGCTATTTGTCCATTGGTGAAGTGAGTGTAATTATCGCCGTTGGCAGTCCCCACCGGGCGGAAGCGTTTGCCGCTTGTCAGTATGCCATTGATGCACTCAAGGAAGATGCCCCCATCTGGAAGCGGGAATGTTGGGCAGATGGGACACAAAGTTGGGTGAAACCTTCAGTTCGCCTTTAA
- a CDS encoding aldo/keto reductase, with protein sequence MTTPSTLSLPKMGCGTWAWGNRLLWEYDPSMDRELQKVFNLCVGNGITLFDTGDSYGTGKFNGQSEKLLGQFAQGCMAANIDSLCLATKLAPYPWRLTQNSMVKAAEASAQRFQRPIDLVQMHWSTGNYAPWQEWALLDGLADLYQQGKVKAVGLSNYGPKRLQKVVNHLQKRGVPILTLQVQYSLLSTAPITQLNLKAICDDLGIQLIAYSPLALGLLTGKYTESGQLPQGLRKGLFRDLLPQVKPVLACLQAVAKTRQKTPSQVALNWCMAKGAIPIPGAKTVRQAQENIGALGWSLNSGEVDALDRAAAGLKKGMVKNIFQTG encoded by the coding sequence ATGACAACCCCTTCCACCTTATCTTTACCCAAAATGGGATGCGGAACCTGGGCCTGGGGCAATCGATTACTCTGGGAATATGACCCCAGCATGGATCGAGAATTGCAAAAGGTCTTTAATCTCTGCGTCGGCAACGGTATCACCCTCTTTGATACCGGAGATTCCTACGGAACCGGTAAATTCAATGGCCAAAGTGAAAAACTCCTGGGACAATTTGCCCAAGGTTGCATGGCAGCCAATATCGATAGCCTTTGTCTGGCCACAAAACTGGCCCCCTATCCTTGGCGCTTAACCCAAAATTCCATGGTCAAAGCCGCAGAAGCCTCGGCTCAACGCTTCCAACGGCCCATTGATTTAGTACAGATGCATTGGTCTACCGGGAATTATGCCCCTTGGCAAGAATGGGCCCTCTTAGACGGATTAGCCGACTTATACCAACAGGGAAAAGTCAAAGCTGTAGGCTTATCCAATTACGGGCCCAAACGATTACAAAAAGTGGTCAACCACTTACAAAAAAGAGGCGTTCCCATTCTCACCCTACAGGTACAATATTCTCTCTTATCTACCGCTCCCATCACCCAACTCAATCTTAAAGCCATCTGTGATGATTTAGGCATCCAACTGATTGCCTATAGTCCCTTAGCATTAGGCCTATTAACCGGAAAATATACAGAATCTGGACAATTACCCCAAGGACTGCGTAAGGGATTATTTCGGGACTTATTACCCCAAGTCAAACCGGTTTTAGCATGTCTGCAAGCAGTGGCTAAAACTCGCCAAAAAACGCCCTCTCAAGTGGCTCTCAATTGGTGTATGGCCAAAGGTGCAATTCCCATTCCTGGAGCTAAAACAGTGAGACAAGCTCAGGAGAATATCGGCGCATTAGGTTGGTCCTTAAACTCTGGGGAAGTGGATGCCTTAGATCGAGCGGCTGCGGGATTGAAAAAAGGAATGGTGAAAAATATTTTTCAGACCGGTTAA